The following are encoded together in the Lathyrus oleraceus cultivar Zhongwan6 chromosome 3, CAAS_Psat_ZW6_1.0, whole genome shotgun sequence genome:
- the LOC127126724 gene encoding calcium-dependent mitochondrial ATP-magnesium/phosphate carrier protein 2 isoform X1 has protein sequence MGLKPKEERCNPVKKSAPVTMDHVLLASQETKEERDKRIRSLFDFFDKEKFGYLEFAHIEAGLSALEIPSEYKYATDLLNACDANKDGRVDFVEFKKYMDDKELELYRIFQAIDVAHNGSILPEELWEALVRAGIKIDDEELAHFVERVDKDHNGVITFEEWRDFLLLYPHEATIENIYHYLERICMVDIGEHAVIPAGVGKHIHASRYLIAGGVAGAASRTATAPLDRLKVVLQVQTTSARIMPAIKDLWKAGGIVGFFRGNGLNVLKVAPESAIRFYTYEMMKTFIVDAKGGEGKADIGGMGRLLAGGIAGGVAQTAIYPMDLVKTRLQTYACANGKIPSLGSLSKDILVQEGPRAFYRGLIPSILGIIPYAGIDLAAYETLKEMSKKYIIQDGEPGPLVQLGCGTVSGALGATCVYPLQVVRTRMQAQSSYNGMGDVFRKTLKHEGFRGFYKGIFPNLLKVVPSASITYMVYESMKKSLDLE, from the exons ATGGGGTTGAAGCCGAAGGAGGAGCGATGCAACCCGGTGAAGAAATCGGCTCCAGTAACAATGGATCATGTTCTGTTAGCATCACAGGAGACAAAGGAAGAAAGGGATAAGAGAATTCGAAGcctttttgatttttttgataAGGAGAAATTCGGGTATTTGGAATTTGCGCACATTGAAGCTGGTTTATCAGCTCTTGAGATTCCTTCTGAGTATAAATATGCTACGGATTTGTTGAATGCTTGCGATGCAAACAAAGATGGGCGTGTTGATTTTGTTGAGTTTAAGAAGTATATGGATGATAAGGAGCTTGAGCTTTACCGTATATTTCAGGCTATTGATGTTGCACATAATGGTAGCATTTTACCAGAGGAGCTATGGGAGGCACTTGTAAGAGCAG GGATTAAAATTGATGATGAGGAACTTGCTCATTTTGTCGAGCGTGTTGATAAGGATCATAATGGTGTTATAACATTTGAGGAATGGAGGGATTTTCTGCTGCTTTATCCTCATGAAGCAACTATTGAGAATATTTACCATTATTTGGAGCGGATATGCATGGTCGATATTGGGGAACATGCTGTTATTCCCGCAGGTGTTGGTAAGCACATTCATGCAAGTAGGTATCTAATTGCAGGAGGAGTAGCGGGTGCCGCATCACGGACAGCAACTGCACCTCTCGACCGTCTAAAGGTTGTATTGCAAGTCCAAACAACAAGTGCTCGTATAATGCCTGCAATAAAAGATCTTTGGAAAGCAGGTGGTATAGTAGGATTTTTTCGAGGCAATGGCTTAAATGTTCTTAAGGTGGCCCCTGAGAGTGCCATTAGATTTTATACCTATGAGATGATGAAAACCTTCATTGTGGATGCTAAAGGTGGAGAGGGGAAGGCCGATATTGGAGGTATGGGGCGGCTTCTGGCTGGTGGTATAGCTGGAGGTGTAGCTCAAACTGCGATATATCCTATGGATCTTGTTAAGACACGATTACAAACATATGCTTGTGCAAATGGAAAAATTCCTAGTCTTGGATCTCTTTCAAAAGATATATTGGTTCAGGAAGGACCCCGGGCTTTTTATAGGGGATTGATTCCTTCTATTCTTGGGATTATCCCGTATGCTGGGATAGATCTAGCTGCTTATGAAACCTTGAAGGAGATGTCGAAAAAGTATATTATTCAGGACGGAG AACCTGGCCCTCTGGTACAATTAGGATGTGGGACGGTATCGGGAGCTCTTGGAGCAACATGTGTTTACCCATTACAGGTTGTCAGAACAAG AATGCAGGCCCAGAGCTCTTATAATGGAATGGGCGATGTATTCAGAAAAACTTTGAAACATGAAGGATTTAGGGGATTCTACAAAGGAATATTTCCCAACTTGCTCAAAGTTGTCCCATCCGCAAGTATCACTTACATGGTTTATGAGTCTATGAAAAAAAGTTTGGATTTGGAGTGA
- the LOC127126724 gene encoding calcium-dependent mitochondrial ATP-magnesium/phosphate carrier protein 2 isoform X2 — translation MGGTCKSSLSISGIKIDDEELAHFVERVDKDHNGVITFEEWRDFLLLYPHEATIENIYHYLERICMVDIGEHAVIPAGVGKHIHASRYLIAGGVAGAASRTATAPLDRLKVVLQVQTTSARIMPAIKDLWKAGGIVGFFRGNGLNVLKVAPESAIRFYTYEMMKTFIVDAKGGEGKADIGGMGRLLAGGIAGGVAQTAIYPMDLVKTRLQTYACANGKIPSLGSLSKDILVQEGPRAFYRGLIPSILGIIPYAGIDLAAYETLKEMSKKYIIQDGEPGPLVQLGCGTVSGALGATCVYPLQVVRTRMQAQSSYNGMGDVFRKTLKHEGFRGFYKGIFPNLLKVVPSASITYMVYESMKKSLDLE, via the exons ATGGGAGGCACTTGTAAGAGCAG TCTCTCTATTTCAGGGATTAAAATTGATGATGAGGAACTTGCTCATTTTGTCGAGCGTGTTGATAAGGATCATAATGGTGTTATAACATTTGAGGAATGGAGGGATTTTCTGCTGCTTTATCCTCATGAAGCAACTATTGAGAATATTTACCATTATTTGGAGCGGATATGCATGGTCGATATTGGGGAACATGCTGTTATTCCCGCAGGTGTTGGTAAGCACATTCATGCAAGTAGGTATCTAATTGCAGGAGGAGTAGCGGGTGCCGCATCACGGACAGCAACTGCACCTCTCGACCGTCTAAAGGTTGTATTGCAAGTCCAAACAACAAGTGCTCGTATAATGCCTGCAATAAAAGATCTTTGGAAAGCAGGTGGTATAGTAGGATTTTTTCGAGGCAATGGCTTAAATGTTCTTAAGGTGGCCCCTGAGAGTGCCATTAGATTTTATACCTATGAGATGATGAAAACCTTCATTGTGGATGCTAAAGGTGGAGAGGGGAAGGCCGATATTGGAGGTATGGGGCGGCTTCTGGCTGGTGGTATAGCTGGAGGTGTAGCTCAAACTGCGATATATCCTATGGATCTTGTTAAGACACGATTACAAACATATGCTTGTGCAAATGGAAAAATTCCTAGTCTTGGATCTCTTTCAAAAGATATATTGGTTCAGGAAGGACCCCGGGCTTTTTATAGGGGATTGATTCCTTCTATTCTTGGGATTATCCCGTATGCTGGGATAGATCTAGCTGCTTATGAAACCTTGAAGGAGATGTCGAAAAAGTATATTATTCAGGACGGAG AACCTGGCCCTCTGGTACAATTAGGATGTGGGACGGTATCGGGAGCTCTTGGAGCAACATGTGTTTACCCATTACAGGTTGTCAGAACAAG AATGCAGGCCCAGAGCTCTTATAATGGAATGGGCGATGTATTCAGAAAAACTTTGAAACATGAAGGATTTAGGGGATTCTACAAAGGAATATTTCCCAACTTGCTCAAAGTTGTCCCATCCGCAAGTATCACTTACATGGTTTATGAGTCTATGAAAAAAAGTTTGGATTTGGAGTGA